The Kineococcus radiotolerans SRS30216 = ATCC BAA-149 genomic interval GCGCGCGGGGTTCGCACTGATCCTGGCCGCCCAGCCCGGTATAGACGTCGTCGCCCAGTGCGCGGACGGGGTCGAGGCGCTGGAAGCCGCCCGACGTCTGCGGCCCGACGTCGCCCTGCTGGACGTCCGGATGCCGCGCCTGAACGGGCTGGAGGTCACCCGCCGGCTAGCCGGCCCCGGGGTGCTGGACCCGGTCAGAGTCGTCGTGGTGACCACGTTCGACCTCGACGAGTACGTGCACGCCGCGCTACGCGCAGGAGCGTGCGGGTTCCTGCTCAAGGACGCCGGCCCGACCCTGCTGGTCGAGGCCGTGCGGGCCGCCGCAGCCGGGGAATCACTCATCAGCCCCGCGATCACCGTCCGTTTGCTCCAGCGCTTCGCCGCCGCGGCCCCCGCTCCAGACAGCCGGGCGGGGGAGATGCTCAGCGAGCGCGAGCTGGACGTCGTGCGACTCGTCGCGCGAGGGGGGACCAACGCCGAGGTAGGCGCCGAGCTGTTCATCTCCCTCGGCACGGTCAAGGCGCACCTGAGCAGCGTGCAGACCAAGCTCTCGGCCCGGAACCGGGTGGAGGTCGCCGCCTGGGCCTGGGAGAACGGGGTGGTGGGTCCTACCGGCGGCACCGACGGCCCGGCCTGACCAGGATCGGCCGTTCGGCCAGGTCCCAGGAGCCGACACCGGCCATCCGGCCGGTGCGTCGTCCCTGGCCCGCCGGGCACGCTCACGACATGAGCGCTCCCATCCCGGTGCCACCGTCCTCCGAAGTCTCCCCGCGGCTCCCACCCGCCCCCGCACCGCGCCTCGTCTCCCTCGACGTCCTGTGAGGGATCGCCTTGTGCGGCATCGCGCTGGTGAACGTCGGACCCCTCACCCACTTCGCCTCCGCCGCCGGCCCGCAGCCGCTGACCCTCCACGACGCCGGCGGGTGGCTGCAGCTGCTGGTCCAGCAACGCTTCTTCCCGCTCTTTTCCTTGCTGTTCGGGATCGGATTCTCCCTGCTGTTCCAGTCCGCCGCCCGCCGCGGCGCCCGCCCGCGGGTTGTGCTGGCCCGCCGGCTCCTGGTGCTGCTGCCCCTGGGCGCCGTGCACCAGTGGCTGCAACCGGGGGAAGCCCTGCTGCCCTACGCCGTAGTCGGCCTCTTGGTGCTGCTGCCCTCCTCCTGGCTGCCCACCCGGCTGCTGGCGGTGCTGGCGGCTCTCGCCGTCCCCGCCGCGCTGGCCACCGGAGGGGGACTCGTCCTCATCCCAGCGCTGTTCCTCGTCGGCTCCGCTCTTGTCCGCTGCGGTGCTATCGCCCGGCTCGAGTCTTCTCCCCGGGCGGTCGCGGTGCTGCTCGCACTCAGCGCGGCCGTGGCCGTGCCGACGGTGCTGGCCCAGGCCTCCGACCTGGCCGCCTCCGGCTTCTCAATCGTCTCGGCGCTCGCGGGTCTCGCCCTGGCCGGCGTCTACGCCTCAACGGTGCTGCTGGCGTTGCGCACACGCCTCCGCCGGCCCCTGGTCGCGGTGTTCGCCCCCTTGGGCAGGATGGCCCTGACCAACTACGTCAGCGCCACGCTGCTCCTCCTAGCCGCTGGTCACCTGCTGAACCTACCTGCAAGCCGGTCGTGGAACGAGATGCTGGGCGCGACCGTCTTCGTGCTGGTCCTACAACTGCTGTGGTCGGCGTTGTGGCTCCGCCGGTTCCGGCAGGGTCCGCTGGAGCACCTGTGGCGCTGGGCGACCTGGGGAACCCGGGGTGTCGTCACCACGACGAGGTGAGTCCGTCCGGTGCGGTGGATCGTTCGCGCGATGAGACCTGGTCCCATCGCGCGGACTCAGAGACGGGACTCGAGCGTCCGGTGCTGGAGGCTGCCGCTGGGGCTGGTGGCGGAGGAGCTGGACTCCGCTCCGGCGGTGGGTGCGGTCTACCGCCGCCTCGAGGCGGAGGGAATGCTCGCGGCGGAGTGGTTCGGCGACGACCTGCTGCCCCTTGCGGTCGAGCTCACCCCCGCGGGGCGGATGCTGTTGCGCTCGCGCTGACCCAGCCGGTGGCTGACCAGAGGCCGCTGAGGAGCTGCGCGCGAGCCGCTGACGCGGGGCAGATGCGGGGCTGCCCACCAGGCGGGTCTGCCCAGGGCCTGGGCGTCGAGGCCTGATGCCGCTTGTCGCCTGTGCTTGCCGCAGGGCTCGTCCCGAGGCCGGTCAGGGCGGCTGTGATGACGCCCGAAGTGGTCATGGCGTTCATGGGCTGACCCGGGGGTAGTCGTAAGTCCCGCCTGCAGGGAGGGCAGCCTCTTACGCCGCGGGCGGGCGCCGTGCGTGGGCGCTCGCGGCGGTGCCGCGCCCGCTTCCCGCTGTCACCGGGAGGGGCAGGGGTTGCCCGGCCATCCAGGGGGCTAGCGTCTCGCGGTCCACCAGACGTACTCCGCTGCTGGTGGCGAGGTCGTGGGCGGGGCGGGTGTAGCGACTGGTGGTGACGTAGAGGGCGTGCTCGGCGTGGTGGTGGTGGTAGACGGTGCCGAGGAAGCGTTGCATGTCGGGGGAGCTGACGGCGCGGTCGGTGTAGCGCTTGCCCTGCACCACCAGCAGTGACCCGTCATGAGGGTGGCGGGCGGTGACGTCGGCGCCGAGGTCCCCGCCGCCTCCAGAGACGGTGACCTGCTGCCAGCCGTCGCGGTGCAGCAGGCGGGCCACCAGGTGCTCGAAGTCGGGTCCGCTCATGCCGTCGGTGCTGGCGACCTGCCGGTCCAGCAGCGCCTGGTGGGCGGCACGGGCTCGGGCGCGTCGGTGCAGCACCACCAGTCGCCAGACCAACAGGACGATGAGGACGGCACCGGTGAGAGCCAGGATGGGCCACCAGATCGCCAGCCAGGACCGCACCGCGCCCGCTGCGCCGGTGAGGATGAGGACGACTACACCGGCGACGGCGAGGCGGGCGGCGTCATCGCTGCTACCGCTACCGCCACGGCGGCGGCCGGCGCGTCGGCGGGTGGGTTGGTTGCGGGCCACGGTGCGGAGTCGGCGGTGCCGGAGAGGGGCTTGATGTCGCGTCGCCTGATTGGCCCAACGTGCCGGTCGTGACGCCGAACAAGGGAATGTGGCGGACCAGCTGGCTCAGGCATTGCGTGGCTGACACCACCCACGTACTACTAATGATGTTCCACCGGCTCAGCAGCTCGAGCGGCAAAACCTACTGCGCAGCGAGCTGACAGAAGCTGGCGGCCCGGGCCCTTGGCGCCGCTGAGGTCAGGACGCATACGCGATTGAACTTGGACGCCTTCTTGGATGCGGCTTGTGAGGTTGAGGAGTGACGCCCTCTGGTTGTTCGGGGCCACCAGCACATCGGGCACGCTGTTGTCCTTGTACCTAGATGTACTGACCAGTGAGGTTGGTGACGCGTGAGGGAGGCGGTCGCGGCGCGGTGGGCCAGATTGTCTCCGGGGGGCTCGATGAGAACGCCGTCGACCTCGGCCTCGCACGATCGGCGATCGGCGTCGTCTACCTGGCCGTGCTGACCCGCGGTTTTCGCCCCGCTCCTCCTGAGCTCCCTTGAACAGGTCCCCCGGGCCTATGACCGCGGCCTGCAACGGCTGACCGATCGCGCGCGGGGTCACGACCCGGCGGCTTCGGTCGACGGGTCAAGCCCGCTGTTCGAGCCCGCTGCGTGGACGCTGGTGTCGGTGGCGCGTCGTAGGCTCCGCAGTGTGATTCGACGATGAGCAAGCTCGACGCCCAGCGGGCGATGCGCGAAGCCAATTACGCCCGCAACAGCGGCCGCCGCGCAGCAGCTGCCGGGAAGACGTCCGTGGCCCCGGCGGTTCGTGCGGCACAGCCGGCTGGCGCCGCTGCAGCTGCTGCACCCGCTCCGGTCGCACCCACGAGTGGGCAGTGCGGGCACAAGTCGATGAATGGCCGGGCATGCTCCCGTGAGGCGGCGCACCCCGAGAAGAACCACCGCTACAGCTGACGGCTACCTGCGGATCGATGGATCCGGAGCGTGGCCCGGGCTTCCCGGACAGGTGGGTGGCTCGATCATGCTGCAGTAGAGGCGTCGGGGCACCCCGATGGTGCTCTCCGCACCTGACTTCGTGCCACGACTCAGGTGACGACCGCGCGCGGCTCGTCCATTTCGGGGGGGCTCAGCGTCCTGAATGCGTCTGCGCCGCGGCGTGACCGTGAGGTCCTGGAGCCGCTGCGGGCGGGCTAGGAGGCAGCTCGCCAGGAGTCAGATCATCGATGTCGTGGGCTCACGTCAGCGTCTGGGGCCGGGGGCTCGGCTCCGAACGGCTCGACCGGTGGCCACGGCTGGGGTCGCCACAGGCGCCAGGACACCAGCGACCGCGTCGCCACGAGGGTCCACAGGATCGCCACCAGGAGGAACCAGGTGTTGCGGCCCTGGTAGAAGGCGAGTGGCCAGCAGCCGGCAGCGGCTGCCAGTTGCAGCACGGCGATGGTGCGCAGCTCGGTGCGCGTGGCTCGGTGCGCGTGGCTCGGTGCGCGTGGCTCACACCATCAGCCAGGATCGCCGCTTCATGGTGCCCATCGTCGCTGACGTGACCATTCTTGGCGCCTGCACGTCCCGGTTCGCCTCGGTGACTGCATCCTCAGACGCGGGGGATGGGGCGTAATCGGCCCCGACCCGGATGCCGTGCGAGCTGGCCTTCAGGATCAAGTGCCTGTTGCCAGGACCATGAGGTTGGGCAATGGGAACATGCAGCCCACCGAGCGCTTCCGACCGGCGTGGACAGGCCCGGTCATTTCACAGGGCGCTGGCCGTGGCCGGAGCACCGCCAGTACTGCCGGGGTGCCAGTCCAGGCACAAGGCCGTGGCGTCGTCGGCTGCCTGACCACCGGCCACCTCATCCACCGCCGCGGTCAGCACCTGCATCAACTGCCGCGAGTGCAACCCCGCGCACTACGCAACCAAGTTGCCCCCGGCCTGGTCTTACTCACATGCCCGCGGGACCTCGACCTGCACGGCGACACCGTGTTCGCGCAGTTGCAAGAGGATCGGATCGATCTGAGGCCCCTCGTCCGACTGCTCGTCCGACCCTTCGTTCGGCCCTTCGTCTGGTTCCTCTGCCGTGACGCTGAACGACGTGACCAGCCCGGAAGCTGGGTCGACCTCCACGATCCCCAAGACGGTTCCCGAGGCGGATCCGGAGGATAGGCCGGGTCGGAGCTGGTCCAGGGTGAGCCGCACCGCCTCCCGCCGCTGCGGGTGGGCGTCGTCCACGAGCTTGGACAGGTCGAGGTCCACGCGGTAGCGGCCCGGGGCGCCGTCGGGTTCCGCGCTGGTCACCGCCGCCAGCCAGTGGAAGGTGGCGGCGACGCTTCCCAGGAGCGGGTCGACCTCCATCGTCAGGCGGGGGGCGTCTGTGCGTGAGCTGGTCCAGCGCCCCTCGTCGTCCTGGGTGGGTGGCCCGTCGAGGAGGATCATCGACAAGCTGCCGGCCTCGGGGACGAGGAGGGCGTGCGCCGTCACTTCCTCCGGTGTGCTCTGGCCGGGCAGCGCGATGAGCCCGTCGAGCACGAGGACACCGTCGCCGCCGAGGGGTGCAGGAGGTGGGAGTGAGGGGAATGTCGTGGCGACCGTGGTCATCGTCGCCGCCCCTGTCGTCAGGTCGGTGTGTCCGTACGCCGAGGTGTGGACCGGGTCCTCCACCGGGGTGCGCCAGGAGTAGCGCGCGGTGGCGGTTGCAAGGGTGCGTGCGTGCGCGTTCAGGACGACGCGCAACGGGTCAGCGGGTTCGGCGTTCGTCATGTCGTGGTGCACCCGGTCACGCTATCCGCCCAGCCTTGGGCTTGACGATGAACCTCGCGCCTGGGGGCTGCCCCGGCTTCAGTTGACCCTGGTGGGTGGGGGCGGTCAGGTCGCGTGAGCGGCTTGGAGGGGCGTCTCATACTTGCCCGGTGTCAGTGCACCTGGCACGAGCTGACGGCGCCGCCGGTGCTAATCGCAACGTATCGGTGCTTGCGCCTGGGCTGGGACTGGGGGCCTGGGAGGAGGCGCCGCGCTGGTGCGGTGCCGCGTCGGGTCTGTCGTGGGCTCTTCTCCCGGTGGGGCTGGTGGGGCACACTGCCACGGTGGAAGAGACCACGACCAAGCCAATCCCACCTTCGCCCACTGGGCAGCGGCGCATGCACCTGGTCGGCACCCTGCCGCAGTTCGACGAGCCGGGTGCGGCCTTGTCCTGGCAGTTGAACGACCTGCAGGGGCAGGTGCGCCGCCTCAGCGGCGGGGAGACGGGGGAGCGGGCGATCTGGATCGTTCCCGTCGTGCAGCGCCTGGCTCGCGAACCGGTCGTGCGTCGGGTGCGGTCGGGCGGCTGGACCCGCTACGACGACGTGGACCGCTTCGCCGTGCGGCGCGGGCGGCGGCTGGAACCACGGCACCTGGACCTGCGGGTGGCCCAGTACGGCGCGGAGGAGTTGCGCGTGCTGTCCGACCTGGGCCACCCCGCCACCGAGGACACGCCCCTGCAGGTCGGGGTCCCGGGCAACTTCGACATGGCGTTATTCAGCTTCGGTCCGGTCGCCGCCCTGCGCCTGGCCCCGGTCTTTCGCCGTCGCCTCGGCCAAGACATCGCTGCGCTCATCGCTCAAGCTGGGCCGGCGGTGGTGTTCCAGCTGGAGATGCCCGTCGAGCTGGTCGCGGTGGCGGCAGCTCCGGGGCCGGTGCAACCGGTGGCGGCGCGGGTGGTGGCGCGCTCGGTACTGCGGCAGGTGGCGGAGGCGCCAGCGGGGGCCCGGTTCGGGGTGCACCTGTGCCTGGGGGACCTGGGTCATCGAGCGCTGCGGCAACTGCCGGACACGGCTCCACTGGTGCATCTGACGAACGCGCTGGTCCGGGGGTGGCCGCGTGGACGCAGGCTGGACT includes:
- a CDS encoding response regulator, which gives rise to MTTRVLIADDQEMVRAGFALILAAQPGIDVVAQCADGVEALEAARRLRPDVALLDVRMPRLNGLEVTRRLAGPGVLDPVRVVVVTTFDLDEYVHAALRAGACGFLLKDAGPTLLVEAVRAAAAGESLISPAITVRLLQRFAAAAPAPDSRAGEMLSERELDVVRLVARGGTNAEVGAELFISLGTVKAHLSSVQTKLSARNRVEVAAWAWENGVVGPTGGTDGPA
- a CDS encoding DUF418 domain-containing protein; the protein is MNVGPLTHFASAAGPQPLTLHDAGGWLQLLVQQRFFPLFSLLFGIGFSLLFQSAARRGARPRVVLARRLLVLLPLGAVHQWLQPGEALLPYAVVGLLVLLPSSWLPTRLLAVLAALAVPAALATGGGLVLIPALFLVGSALVRCGAIARLESSPRAVAVLLALSAAVAVPTVLAQASDLAASGFSIVSALAGLALAGVYASTVLLALRTRLRRPLVAVFAPLGRMALTNYVSATLLLLAAGHLLNLPASRSWNEMLGATVFVLVLQLLWSALWLRRFRQGPLEHLWRWATWGTRGVVTTTR
- a CDS encoding restriction endonuclease yields the protein MARNQPTRRRAGRRRGGSGSSDDAARLAVAGVVVLILTGAAGAVRSWLAIWWPILALTGAVLIVLLVWRLVVLHRRARARAAHQALLDRQVASTDGMSGPDFEHLVARLLHRDGWQQVTVSGGGGDLGADVTARHPHDGSLLVVQGKRYTDRAVSSPDMQRFLGTVYHHHHAEHALYVTTSRYTRPAHDLATSSGVRLVDRETLAPWMAGQPLPLPVTAGSGRGTAASAHARRPPAA